The Meiothermus sp. genome segment GTTCGTGGCGAGGGCTGCGGCAGCTTTGCGGGGACCAAGCGCTACAACCTCAAACCCCTGACGGCTTATTACAAGTTTGGCTTTACCGAGTCGGTGGGGTTTCAGTTGGGCTGTGAGTGGCCCCAGCATCGGTGGCAGTTTGCGGTCTGCGTCAACCGCGCGGGCTGGAACAGCTATCGCAAGCGGTAGTAGGGGGATCCTTGATGCGTATTGGAATGCTCCTGGGTTTGGTTGGGTTGGTGGCTTGCTCGAGCCCCCCTCTGGCCCGCCCCCACTATGTGCTGGTCAGCCAGGCGGGCTCCAGCACCGTGGCGGTGATAGACCCCACGCAGGGTAAAACCATCCAGCACATCACGGTGGGCGGATTGCCGCACCGGATGATTCTGAGCCCGGATGGCCGCAAGGTGTATGTGGTGCTGGTGGGCTCGCAGGCGGTGGCCGAGGTAGACGTTCGTTCGCTGGCGGTAACCCGTACCTTCCTGACCGCTCCCGTGCCCGAAAGACGCGCCGACGGCACCCTCATCCAGGCCCACTTCGACCAGGGCGCATTTACCCATACCACCTGCTTTGCCTGCCATAACCCTGGCGGGGCCAAACCCTTCATTGTGGGTGCGCGGCCCGTGGGGATTGCGCTCTCGAGCGACGCCTCCAGGCTTTTCATTTCGCACATCCGCCAGGGGCTCCTGAGCGAGATTAGCCTGCGAGATGGCGCAGTCGTGCGCTCAGCAAGCCTGCCGCCCTCCGGTTCGGCCAACGAGGCCGCCGATGTAGCCCGCGTGGGTTCGAAATTGGTGGTGGCCCTGCGCCCCCGCCAGCCCAGCACCGAAGCCAGCGCAGTACGCTGGCTGGACGAGCAAAACTGGCAACCCCTGGCCGAAGCCCCTACCGGCTCCGACCCCGCGTTTGTGTTGCCGCTGAAGGAGGGGGCTTTGGTCTCCAACTTCGAGTCCAACACCCTCAGCTTGCACGTGCCGGGTGCCGCCCCTCAACGCTTTACCGTCACACCGGGGCCGCTGGGGATGTTGCGGGTAGGGGAGGGGCAGGTTCTCTCGCTCAACTACTACTCCAACGCGGTTTCGCTGCTCGACCTGGAGACCGGCCAGAGCGAAAACCACCGGCTCGAGCTTGCGGGCACGACCTTCGTCAACCCCACCCACGCGGCCCTCTCGCCGGATGGACGCCTGGCCTACATCGTTAGCAGCGGCACCGAGGGTCGCCTGCTGGTATTCGATTTGAAAAGCGCCAGGGTTCTGCGGGCCATTCCGATTGATGGCCTTTCGTTTGATGTGGTGGTGGTCGGGCGGCACTAGCGCTGGGAAGGGGCTTTGGAAGTCCCAGGAGGATACTATGAAGAACAACCTTGGTTTAGTGGCGTTGCTGGGCTTTTTGGTGGCTTGTGGCGGTGAAAACAATGGTGGAGGTAACACTGCCCCCAGCGCCCCCAATACCGTGGCCGGTCTGGTGACCGATATTGGCTCCGGGGTGCGGCTTGCGGGCGTGACGGTGCGGGTGGTGGGCAGCAGCCGAAGCACCACCACCGACAACCGGGGCGAGTTCATCCTGCAAAACCTGCCTGCCGGCCTGGTCAAGCTGGACTTCGAGAAGGTGGGCTACGCTCCAGGCCACGGCATCGCCGAGTCCACCAGCAGCGCCCAAACGGTGGTGGTAGCCCTCAAGAAGGAGGGCACCGAGCAAGGCTACGACCCCACCCAGGCCCGCACCCTGTTCCAGCGCACCGAGGCCGGCCCTTATGCCGTCATCTTCCAGCCCAATAGCCTGGACACCACCGATACCAACCTGCGGGTGGTGGTGACACCGCTCGACCCCACGAAGGAAGATACCGCCCTGCCTGGCGACCTGGTGGCCGGCGGGGCCAGTCCCACCCCCCTGGCCCCGGTGACCTTTGCCGAGTTTAGCATCCTGGACTCGCAAAACCGCCGTATCAACCTCAAGCCAGGCTCCAGCGCCATAGTGGAACTGCCCATTCCTCCTGAACTGCGCAGCCGCTACCGGATAGGCGATAAGATTCACTGCTACGCCTACAACCCCCAGACCGGGCGTTGGGAAGACTTTGTGGAGGGTACGGTGGAGCGCTCGAGCGTGGATGGCACCACTCCGGTGCTCAAGGCCAGCATCCGGCACTTCTCCTGGTATGGCGGGGCCCCGGCGGTGCAGGATCAGGAGTGTGTGGCTGTCGAGGTGCGCAACCGCTTTGGGCCGCTGGAAGGCGCAGTGGTTACGGCGCGTCCTGGGTTGCGGGCGGTAACCAACCGCTATGGACAAGCCTCTATCACTATAGAAAAGGGCGTGCCGGTCAACTTCACGGCCACCAAAACATATACCGATACCTTTGTGGATAACAACGGCAATCTGATTCCAAAACCTGGCGCGAAGGTCATAGTCATCGGCAAGGTCTACGAGGACGACTTGATCGGCCTCGACGGCAAAAACTACAGCCGCACGCCGGGGCCGTGTCCGGGTGCTTCGGTGCAGTCGGTGCGGCCTGCCGCCACCAACCCCCTCCCGATTCGCGTGGCCCCCGCCCCGGAGGGTTTTTTCCAGGCCACCGCGCTATTGCAGCCGGGGGGTGTGGCTCTTGTGCAGCTCGAGAAGGGCATCCCCAACGCCGACGGCGACCTGGACAACGCCGAACCGGCCAGCGGCGCCCAGATCATCATCAGCGATAACACCGGTAAGACCGCGACTCTGAGTGAACTTGCACCGGGCAGCGGGGCGTATTTTGCGAATAACTTCACCGTCGAACCTGGCAAACGTTACACCCTGAACATCGACGCTGACGGTAACGGCAGCTTGGATGGCAGCGGATCGGCCTTTGCGGTGGGCAATGTGGCCTGGAGCAACCTGTCGAACGGCGGGAGCTACAGTGCCTCCAGCCTAACCGCTACCTGGAGCGATAGCGCTGCTGCCCAGCCCGGCTACAACGCTTTGTACCAGGTCACCTTGCAACGCAACGGCGGCTCTGGGGTTTCCGACCTCGCTTTTTATGTGGGCTCAGAGCGCAGCTTCCAGCCCCGTGCCCAGACCAACCCACCCACCCCGCTGGCAGCGGGCACCTATACCGTCACGCTCAATGTGTTTAGCGGTGCATTCAGCGGAAGCAACCTCGACATCACCGACAATATCACCGGCGTGGGGATGCAGGGCCAGATTTACAGCATTCAGCCGGTCAATCCCATTACCATCACCCTCACCGCCCCTTGAAACCCCTTCTGGCTAGCAGATCGAGTCGGTGGGCTTGGGGTTAGACAGCCCAAACCACGGGCGTAGCAGCAGCCCGGCCCCGGTGCCCAACAGGGCCATGACCAGCCAGACCCAGCCGTGCAGGCTAAAGGAAGCCACCCCGCCGATGTAGGCCCCGATGTTGCAACCGTAGGCCAGCCGGGCCCCGTAGCCCATGAGGAGACCCCCCACCACCGCTGCCACGAATGGCTTCCAACCAAGGCGCGGGTTTTTGCCAAATACCCCTGCAGCAGCAGCGCTCAAAAGTGCGCCCAGCAGAATGCCCAGGTTGGTGAGGCTGGTGGGGTGGCCCAGAGGAGAAAGATCCAAAGGCGACTGACCGTTCCAGAAACTCCAGAAAGCAGGTTGGGCCAGGCCCAAGGCTTCTACCGCCTGCGAACCCCACAAGGTCAGGCCATAGGTAACCCCCCAGGGACGCCCACTCACGTAAAGCACCGCCCCATTGAGCGCGGCCAACACCAAAGCCGCCACCCAGAGCGGCCAGGTGCCACGCAGCACCCGGGCCCACCCTTGGGGCCCAGGAGGTTGGAAAAGAAGGGGAGGCCGCCGCTTGCGAACGATCCATTCGGCCAGGAGGGCCAGTCCCCCTACTAAGGCCAGCGTTAGGGCCAAGGCCCCCCAAAGCCCAAAGCGCTCGGCCAGCGAGATGGGTGCCAGGCTCCCTGCTGCTCCCGGCCCAACGGCCCAGAATTCCAGGTTCCAGGCTCCGATCACCGAGCCGGCCATAAAACCAACCAGGGCCACCAGCCCAACCCAGCTACCCCCGCCGGTGGCGTAGAGCGTCCCCGAGGCGCAGCCTCCGGCCAGTTGCATGCCCACCCCAAACAAAAAGGCCCCCAGCAGCAGCCCAGGTCCAATGGGAGCCAGGTAGCCAGCCAGGGGCTGGCCGCCCAGCCCCTGGCCCATGGCAAACAGCAGGGCAAACAGGGTGGCGGTTACTGCCAACAACAGCATGTGAGCTTGCAGAGCCCGCCCCTGCCCCACGCTCAAAAGTTGGCGAAAGGCCGAGCTGAAGCCAAACCGGGCGTGAAACAGACCAAAGCCCAGCCCTACCCCTAGCAAAAGTAAAATACCCTGAGCAGTTGGTAACTGCATATACAAATATCCCGTCCCCAACAACCCAAGTCCAAGCAAACCATACTGCGGGCGAGGAGTTTCCTGGTGCTGAGCCCCAGCAGACCTGGATGGCGAACGTTTGTGCGCTAGCGACATGAATACCTCCTTTGGGGGCAGTAGTGGCCTCGAGCCTGCCTGCCCATCAATGGAGTTCAGCCTAGCAAAGTTGATAACTTTTGTAAACTAATCAGATTTTGATGCCTCTACACTTGGGCACATGTAAAAAGCTCAGGTAATGCTTCTGGCGAGCGAGGTCGCCTCATAAGGAAATTACCAACCTGAGCTGCCCGGCCCACCCTTGAAAGGCCCTGCGATGCCCTGGGTGATCCAGCCGCCGTAGAAGCGGCCCGGCTGTGGCTTGGCTTTTTCTCCGTCCACAAAGCCTTCGAGGGGTTCCAGATAAAATGCCAGGTAGCCCCGGATGGCGGAAAAACTGGACGTGGGGTCGGGATAGCTCCAGGCCGCGTTGGTCAGCACCGTGTCGCGGGTTCGCAGGGTCCAGTAGCGGGCCCGGCCCTTGAACTCACAGTGGGTCTCGCGGGCGGTGGCTTCCAGCAACTCCATGCGAATATCGGCGGGGGGGAGGTAGTAGACGGGCGGATGGCTGGTTTCCAGCACCCGGTAAGCCCGGTTGCTATCGGCAATAATCAACTCACCCAGCCGAACCTGAATGCGCCGCGAAGTGGGCTCACAGCGTGGGGGACGAGGATAATCCCAAACCGATTCCATAATCAAGGCTGCTTTTTATGCAGGGCCTCGAGAAAAGCCCAGACGGTACTTTCCATGTCTTCAATGGCCTTTTTGCTACCCGTTACTAGCAGGGGAGATGCGTTGCCGTCATGTAAAAGCAAGATCCGGATGGGAAATAGAAAATAAGAAACGAAAGCAATCAGGGCCAGCGCAAAAGCGCCGTACTCCAGTGCTTGTGGACTGATTTTCAGAAGCTGGGGGATGTTGAGCCAGCCCAGCCAGCGCAGCCCCAGGCTGGCCAGCCCTACAAAGAAGCCCACAAAGGCAAAAGCCAAAAGCCAGTCTCGCATCTGGTAAGAGAGCTCGAGCCGGGTTACCAACGGTAGGTATATGCGGATCGTGACTGTGCCGCTTTGGAAGCACAGCCAGCCGGTTTCTATAGAAGCTTCACGAAAACGGGAACCGCCAGCGGAATAGCGATGAGGCAAGGTGATTTTCTGCATCTAAGCTCCTTGAGGGGCAGGCCTGTTCGTTTGCGGACAGGCACTGAACACAGGCATATTTTTGCATGACAAATGCGCTTGTTTGAGCCAAAGCCGCTAAATGAATATTGTTATGCAAATAAGCTGCCTCGGATAAGCTACAATTTTTCCGATGATTTGGGCCTTCAAGCGCCTTTTTGCGGGCCGTCCGGTGGCGCAGGTGGTGGTGCTCCTTACCGCACTCAACCTGTTGACGGTGCTGGGATTTACCTTGCTGGTTCCGGCTCGCCCACTCGAGGTGCCCACTGTACTCCCCTGGCAAGACCTCGTCCAGACCGTCTGGCGCCTGGGGGCAGCTCTGGCCTTGTTTGCAGTGGTGTTGTGGGCGGTTCGCCCAGGGCAACGCCGGGCCTGGGAGTTTGGGGTCTTGATCGGGATTGGGGTAGCGGTAGTGGCCTGGCTGAGCCAGAACTACCTGCCTTTCCTGGCCCTGGGGCTGATACCGGTGGTGGCCCGCTACTGGCTGCCGCTGTGGGCTGTGCTGTTGATTGTGCTGGGTTTGGGCGGCCTGTCGGTGTGGTGGGCTCAGCAAGAACCGCTGCAAATCACCTTCGAGATTCTGCTGAGCCAGGGACCCCAGGGCAATACCGCCTGGAGTGCTTTGCCCACCCCCGCCGAGTACCCCAACCTGAACCTGGCCTTCTTCATCTTTATTGCCTTTTTGTATTCGGGTTATGCGCTATTTACCCTCGAGCTGCTGGTGCGGGAGACCAGAGCCCGGGAGGAGCTCGAGCGCACCCGCCGGGAGCTCGAGCAGACCTCGCGCCAGGCCGGGGTGCTGGAGGAGCGCCAGCGCCTGGCCCGCGAGATTCACGACACCCTGGCCCAGGGCTTTGCCAGTATCGTGGTGCAGCTCGAGGCCGCCGAGATGGCCGCCCAAAACGAGACTTTGGCCGGACGCTACCTGGAGCAAGCCCGCACCGCCGCCCGCGAAGGCCTGTCGGAGGCCCGCCGCATGGTCTGGGCCATGCGCCCGGAAATCCTGGAGAACACCTCGCTGCCCGAAGCGCTGGGTCGCCTGCTCCAGCGCTGGCAGGAGGAGAGTGGGGTCAGGGCCCAGTTCACCCTGACCGGCGAGGCCCGCCCGCTGCACCCCGAGCTCGAGGTCGGCCTTTTACGCATTGCCCAGGAGGCCCTGGCCAATATCCGCAAGCATTCCAAAGCCCGGCACGCCACCCTGACCCTTTCGTACCTGGACGATGTGGTACTGATGGACGTACAAGACGATGGGGTGGGCCTGCAACCGCCCATCTCGGGCAGCTTTGGTCTGCGTTCCATGCGCGAGCGGGTTGAGGCGCTGGGAGGACATATGACGGTGGAAAGCGAACCCGGACAGGGCACCACCCTGGCCTTTAGTCTGCCCCTGTATCGGGTAGTGCAAGCAAGGGTGAAGACCACATGACAGGCTCGGCAACCATTCGAATTCTGCTGGTAGACGATCATCCTGTGGTGCGGGCGGGCCTTTCGGGGTTGCTTTCCTCCCAGCTCGACTTTGAAGTGGTTGGCGAAGCTTCGAACGGCCTGGAGGCGCTTGACCTGCTGGAGAAACAGAGGCCGGATGTGATGCTGATGGATTTACGTATGCCCCAGATGGATGGGGTAAGCGCCATCCGGCAGATCCGGGCCAAATTCCCCAGAGTTCAGGTTCTGGTACTCACCACCTACGACACCGATTCCGAGATTGTTCGGGCGGTCGAGGCGGGGGCTACGGGCTATTTACTCAAAGACGTACCCCGGGAGGAACTCTTCCGGGCGGTTCGGCTTTGTGCCCGGGGCGAAGCTGTGCTTTCTCCCCCCATCGCTGCACGCCTGCTGGGCCGGATGCGCGGCCCCGCCGAAGAAAACCTTTCCGTGCGCGAGCTCGAGGTGCTCTCGCTGGTAGCTAGGGGTCTTTCCAACAAAGAAATTGCCCGCAAACTCAAAATCAGCGAGGCCACCGTTAAGACCCACCTGCTTCATGCTTTTGCTAAGCTAGGGGTTGATGATCGCACGGCGGCGGTCACGGTAGCGCTGGAAAGAGGTATTCTCCGGCTGGAGAGTTGAAGCAGGTGGTGCGATACCAGATTCGGTTGATTCGTTACCGAACGGTGGCGAATCAACCCGACCGAAATTACCCGCCTAGCGGAGGGCGATAGCGCCCCTGGGGTTTTTTGCCTTCTTTGAATCCGATGTGATACCTCCCCTGACCAAAAACCGTTATTGTAAAGTTATGGGCCCCGGCATTCAAAGGTTCATGCGCTACCTCATTCCAGCAGGCATTGGTTTACTGGTCGCGCTGGGCGACCTGGGCAATGTGGACTTGCTCTTCGCTGGAACCCTGCTGCTCCTGATGGGTTTTTTGGTGGGGTGGTGGTGGCCGCGGCAATGGTGGCTCAGTGGGCTCTTGATGGGCGGCATTCTACCCCTGGTCCAGCTGTGGGCTACGGTGGCCCGGTTTCCCATGCCCTACGTGCCCGACCCTCTACAGGGCGTGTTGCTGCTGATACCAGCCCTGCTAATGGCGGGGTTTGGGGCTGTTGTGCACCAGAAAACACCCTACACGCCAGCCGCGCTGCGTGCACGCCTCCGCCGGGCGCAACAGGCCGACTACCACGATTACGAGCAACCCTAGGCCACTTCAGCCGCTTTGCGAACCTCGCGCACAAATTGCTGGGTTTTGTCGTCCAGATCGTGTACAGCCCAGGGGATGGTTTTGGCCCCCGGCCAGCGGTCGAACATGGTATCCAGCCATTTCAGCAAGAGATCTGCGGTCATGGGGCCCGAAGACTGGTAATGGACGCTGGCATTGCGAAGGGTAACCTTGCCCAGGGCTTCGTAGTGGCTGGGGGAGGTGTGCTTGACTACAATGCGGAAGGTATCGCCTGCGTCCTGCCCTACACACTCGAGAACCTGCCCCTCGGCCAGGTTGTTGATTTTATGTAGCGTGATCATGCCCCTATGGTACGAGGCTGCGCCGCCCGTTTCCAGTGCCATTTGTCCACAGCACCCAGGGGGCGGTTCGGCGCACTGGCTTACCCCCTTACCACGATGTTCAGCAGTTTGCCCGGAATGTAGATTTCTTTGACTACTTCTTTGCCCTCGAGGTACTGCTGTACGTTGGGAATCTCACGCGCGCGCCGCTTGATTTCTTCTTCGCTGGCCTGTGCACTAATGGTTGTTTTGCCGCGCACCTTGCCGCTAACCTGAACGACCAGCTCAAAGCTATCGGCCACCAGCGCAGCCTCATCTACCTGTGGCCAGGGAGCACTAAATACCGAAGAGTTGTGGAACTCGTGCCAGAGTTCTTCGGCCAGGTGGGGGGCGAAGGGGGCCAGCATCTGCAAGTAGCAGAGCACCGCGTGGCGGTAGACCGGGGTGATGCCCTGCTCCTTGCGGTAGTCGCTCAAGGTGTTGAGCAGTTCCATCAGGGCCGCGATGGCGGTGTTGAAGCGCATGGCCTCGAGGTCCTCGGTCACTTTCTGGATGGTCTGGTGCAGCTTCTGGTAGAGGCCCTTGTGGGCCCCTTCTAGCGCAGAGGGCTCGTACAGGTCGCTTTGGGCCTTAAGCTCCATCCGGTGCTCGGCTACCATGCGGTAGACCCGGTTCAGGTAGCGCCATGCGCCCTGTACCCCCTCTTCCGTCCAGATCATCTCGTTTTCGGGTGGAGCGGCAAACAGGATGGTAATGCGGGCGATGTCGGCGCCCTGCTCTTTCACGAAGGGCCCCACCATCACCCCGTTGCCCAGGCTTTTGGACATGGTGGCGGCCTTCCAGAAGTGGGTGGTGCCGTCTTCGTGGATGCGAAGTTCTGCACCCGATTTTCGGGCTTCTTCCAGCGTGAGGGTCTCGGGGATTTCCAGCTTGGCCCGCCGCTCGGGGTTTTTGAAACGGATGATATCGCCCCGGACTTCCACTTCGCCCACGTCCGTCCAGCCCTGCACCATGCCCTGGGTGAACAGGCCTTCGAAGGGCTCCTCGGCCTCGACCATCCCCAGGTCGTGCAAAAACTTGGTGAAAAAGCGGCTATACAGCAGATGCAAAATGGCGTGCTCAACGCCGCCGATGTACTGGTCTACCGGCATCCAGAAGTTGGCCTTCTCGGGGTCGAAGGGCAGCTCGAGGTTTTGGGCGTCGGTATAGCGCAGAAAGTACCAGGACGAGTCAATAAAGGTGTCCATGGTATCGGTGTCGCGCCGGGCCTTGCCGCCGCACTTTGGGCAGGTGCATTCATAAAACTCGGGGTGGGCCGCCAGGGGGCTTTTGCCCTTGGGGCGAATGTCGTCTACATCGCGCAGGGTGGGCAGCTCGACCGGCAGTTGCTCGTAGGGTACCGGTACGATGCCGCAGCTTTCGCAGTGGATCATGGGGATGGGGGTGCCCCAGTAGCGCTGGCGGCTAATCAGCCAGTCGCGCAGGCGGTAGTTGACCTTGCCCTCGCCTATGCCTTTTTCTTCCATCCAGGCGATGATTTTTTTCTTGGCTTCCTCCACATTGAGCCCATTCAGGAAGCCCGAGTTGATGGCCGGCCCGTCTTCGGTGTAGGCCTTGCCCTGCCAGCCCGCCGGGGGCTCGACGGTACGGATAATTTCCAGGCCGAATTTCTCGGCAAACTCCCAGTCGCGCTCGTCCTGCCCCGGCACGGCCATAATGGCCCCGGTGCCGTAGCCCGAGAGCACATAATCGGCAATCCAGACCGGGATCTCCTTGCCGTTGGCCGGGTTGATGGCGTAAGCCCCGGTAAAGACCCCGGTCTTCTCACGGTCTTCCATCTGCCGCTCGACCTCGCTCTTCATCCGGGTAGCGGCTACATAGCTGTCTACGGCGGCCTTCTGCTCGGGCGTGGTGATAAGTGCCACCAGCTCATGCTCGGGGGCCAGCACCATGAAGGTGGCGCCAAAAATGGTGTCGGGACGGGTCGAGAAAACCCTGATCCTGGCCTCGTGCCCTTTAACCGGGAAGTCGAACTCGGCCCCAGTGCTCTTGCCAATCCAGGCCCGCTGCATGGCCTTGACCTTTTCGGGCCAGCGGGGCAGCTTGTCCAGATCGTTCAACAAGCGTTCAGCATAGTCGGTGATTTTGAGATACCACTGCTCGAGCTCCCGCTTCTCTACGAGTGCTCCGCTGCGCCAGCCCCGGCCATCAATGACCTGCTCGTTGGCAAGTACGCTCTGTTCGACCGGATCCCAGTTGACAAAGCTCTTTTTACGATAGGCCAGGCCGCGTTCGTACATCTTCAGGAAGATCCACTGGTTCCATTTGTAGTAGTCGGGCGTGCAGGTAGTAACCTCGCGGCTCCAGTCGTACTGAATGCCCATCAGGGCCAGCGATTCTTTCGACTGTTTAATGTTGCCAAAGGTCCAGTCGGCAGGGCTTACGCCAAACTTCAAGGCGGCGTTTTCCGCCGGCAGCCCAAAGGCATCCCAGCCGAACGGGTGCAGCACGCTGTAACCCCGCTGTACCCGGAAACGGGCCAGGACATCGCCCATGGTGTAGTTCTTGAGGTGGCCCATGTGCAAGTCGCCCGAGGGATAGGGAAACATTACCAGGATGTAGGCTTTTTTGCCGCCTTTGCTCTCGGTGGCCCTCAGAAGCCCAATCTGCTCCCAGTACTTTTGCCATTTGGGCTCGAGCTCGTGGGGGTTGTATTTGTCGGTTGTGACCATGGTTCAATTCTCCACTTCTTGACAGGCCATTGTATTGGTTGGGAGGTTGAAAAAGGAAACGAGGGGCCAGAGTCTGGTGACCGGTGTCTTGTGGGGTAGTCCCTGGAGGTCAATAAAAACCCCCTTCAGCGCTGAAGGGGGAGCCTCCCAAACACGGGCCCCCTAAGGTAGTTCTAGGTAGATGAACCACTGCATGGTTTCATCATAGCATGTGCGGCAAAACAAAAAACACTTTTCGGTAGCCCTGCAACCCTTGACCGATGGGCATTTGGGGTTACAGGGTTCTTGGTTTGACCCGCGAAGAATTCTAAAGAAGTGAGCGAATCGCTTAACGCTATCGCCTAAAGCAAAGTTCAGGACTCAGTTTTGCTGCGTAACGTTCTAAATGATCTAGAAAGCATGTTCATATTTGGATGATCACCTCTATATCTTCTGCATAAACTATTTTTCGGTCATTGGTGACTTTGGAAAGGATCGCATTGATGCACAACCGTCTGCCTTCCAGGACTTACCCACAGCCAGGGCTGGTGTATCAGGCTATTCTGGTGATGGACTCGAGGAACGTGCGCACGTCCTTGCGGCGCGAGGCCCAACCCAGGTCGAACTGGTCGCAACTCTACCAGGCTGGGCCTTACCACCTGGATCTGAGCCTCAAGTGGGAGGAGTGCGGGCCTCGTTTGGTGGGGCAGGTGATCTCGAGGGAACGCATTTCTTTTGAACAAGCCCGGGTTTACTTGAAACAAGATGCAGTGCAGATACAAATACCCCTGGATCTGTCCGGGCGTTTCAGCCTGCAACTGGGGCCAGCAGACCATTGCAATCTGGAGCTGCATATTCAGGGTGAAGTGGTTTGTCTGGATGGGCTCAGGTTGAGTTAGAGCCCAATACGCAACAACTGGCCGGGTGGCGGGGGTTTGCTAAAACTCCCGTATGCTTTTTATATGCAAATAGCCTTGCTGGGTCTGGGACTGATGGGCCGCCCGATGGCGCGGGTGCTGCTGGCCAGGGGGTTTCAGGTCAAAGGGTGGAACCGCAGCACCCTGTGCCCTGAGCTGGTGGAGGGGATTCCCTTACTTGATTCGCTGGAGGAGGCCGCGAAGACTGAGGTGCTGTTGCTGATGCTGGCGGACTCGGTGGCAGTAAATGCTGTGCTAGAACAGCTCGAGCCCCATCTGCGCCCCGGCCAGGTGGTGCTCGACATGGGTTCGTCCGACCCTGCGTATTCCAAGCTCCATGCCGAGCGGCTTAAATCCAGAGGCGTCGGCTGGGTGGATGCCCCCGTTTCGGGTGGGCCGGAGGGGGCACGGAGCGCCACGCTGGCCATCATGGCCGGGGGTGACCCGGCCGACTATGCGCGGGTTCTGCCCATCCTGGAAGCCCTGGGAAGGCCCACCCATGTGGGCGAGGCCGGCGCGGGCCATACCGTCAAGGTCATTAACCAGCTCATGGTGGGCCTGTACATCGAGGCGGTGGCCGAGGCGCTGCTCCTGGCAGAACGCCAGGGCCTCGAGCCCCGCAAGGTTCAGGAGGCCCTCCAGGGCGGGTTTGCCGACTCGAAGGTCTTGCAAATCCACGGTACCCGCATGATCGAGCGCCGGTTTGTACCGGGGGCGCGGGTCAAGACCCAGCTCAAGGACT includes the following:
- the leuS gene encoding leucine--tRNA ligase, with the protein product MVTTDKYNPHELEPKWQKYWEQIGLLRATESKGGKKAYILVMFPYPSGDLHMGHLKNYTMGDVLARFRVQRGYSVLHPFGWDAFGLPAENAALKFGVSPADWTFGNIKQSKESLALMGIQYDWSREVTTCTPDYYKWNQWIFLKMYERGLAYRKKSFVNWDPVEQSVLANEQVIDGRGWRSGALVEKRELEQWYLKITDYAERLLNDLDKLPRWPEKVKAMQRAWIGKSTGAEFDFPVKGHEARIRVFSTRPDTIFGATFMVLAPEHELVALITTPEQKAAVDSYVAATRMKSEVERQMEDREKTGVFTGAYAINPANGKEIPVWIADYVLSGYGTGAIMAVPGQDERDWEFAEKFGLEIIRTVEPPAGWQGKAYTEDGPAINSGFLNGLNVEEAKKKIIAWMEEKGIGEGKVNYRLRDWLISRQRYWGTPIPMIHCESCGIVPVPYEQLPVELPTLRDVDDIRPKGKSPLAAHPEFYECTCPKCGGKARRDTDTMDTFIDSSWYFLRYTDAQNLELPFDPEKANFWMPVDQYIGGVEHAILHLLYSRFFTKFLHDLGMVEAEEPFEGLFTQGMVQGWTDVGEVEVRGDIIRFKNPERRAKLEIPETLTLEEARKSGAELRIHEDGTTHFWKAATMSKSLGNGVMVGPFVKEQGADIARITILFAAPPENEMIWTEEGVQGAWRYLNRVYRMVAEHRMELKAQSDLYEPSALEGAHKGLYQKLHQTIQKVTEDLEAMRFNTAIAALMELLNTLSDYRKEQGITPVYRHAVLCYLQMLAPFAPHLAEELWHEFHNSSVFSAPWPQVDEAALVADSFELVVQVSGKVRGKTTISAQASEEEIKRRAREIPNVQQYLEGKEVVKEIYIPGKLLNIVVRG
- a CDS encoding NAD(P)-dependent oxidoreductase, whose amino-acid sequence is MQIALLGLGLMGRPMARVLLARGFQVKGWNRSTLCPELVEGIPLLDSLEEAAKTEVLLLMLADSVAVNAVLEQLEPHLRPGQVVLDMGSSDPAYSKLHAERLKSRGVGWVDAPVSGGPEGARSATLAIMAGGDPADYARVLPILEALGRPTHVGEAGAGHTVKVINQLMVGLYIEAVAEALLLAERQGLEPRKVQEALQGGFADSKVLQIHGTRMIERRFVPGARVKTQLKDLRLAQKLAQQAGLNLPHLESTLGFYAELEALGDGDLDHSALFRRLESR